In Aedes albopictus strain Foshan chromosome 3, AalbF5, whole genome shotgun sequence, the following are encoded in one genomic region:
- the LOC109400781 gene encoding farnesol dehydrogenase, with protein sequence MDRWAGKVAVVTGASSGIGAGIATDLAKAGMVVVGLARRVERVEALKADLPESARSRLHAVKCDVSKEENIQQVFHWVEKKFGGVDVLINNAGMLRQTDLLEAGNAQILRDTLDVNVVGLVLCSQIAYQSMKKRSVDGHIVHINSVVGHKVVDFPQFNVYPATKHAVTAITETMRNEMRNAGSKIKVTSISPGVVSTEIIPDAMLGAGLPMLEAEDISEAVLYVLGTAPRVQVHELIIKPVGEKF encoded by the exons ATGGATCGTTGGGCAGGAAAAGTGGCCGTTGTGACCGGAGCAAGTTCCGGTATTGGTGCCGGTATTGCAACGGATTTGGCCAAGGCGGGAATGGTGGTCGTTGGCCTGGCACGCCGAGTGGAGCGTGTTGAAGCGTTAAAAGCGGATTTGCCGGAATCGGCTAGAAGTCGGCTACATGCGGTCAAGTGCGATGTGTCCAAGGAGGAGAACATCCAACAGGTGTTCCATTGGGTGGAGAAGAAGTTCGGAGGGGTTGACGTGCTGATCAACAATGCCGGAATGCTGCGGCAAACGGACCTGTTGGAGGCCGGGAATGCTCAAATATTGCGTGACACGTTGGATGTCAATGTGGTAGGGCTGGTGCTGTGCAGTCAGATCGCTTATCAATCGATGAAGAAGCGCTCGGTCGATGGCCATATTGTGCATATCAATAGTGTTGTCGGTCACAAAGTGGTCGATTTTCCGCAATTTAACGTCTATCCTGCAACGAAGCACGCAGTCACAGCCATCACGGAAACGATGAGAAACGAAATGAGGAATGCCGGATCCAAAATTAAGGTTACG AGTATTAGTCCAGGTGTGGTTAGCACCGAAATCATACCGGATGCAATGCTAGGAGCAGGCCTTCCAATGTTGGAAGCGGAAGACATTTCGGAAGCCGTATTGTACGTTCTTGGGACAGCTCCACGGGTGCAAGTTCACGAATTGATCATTAAACCAGTTGGTGAAAAGTTTTAG